Proteins encoded within one genomic window of Brassica rapa cultivar Chiifu-401-42 chromosome A09, CAAS_Brap_v3.01, whole genome shotgun sequence:
- the LOC103838258 gene encoding pentatricopeptide repeat-containing protein At1g64100, whose protein sequence is MLARVFRFESSSSVPAARLFCTRSILHTLAKKRSGKAGGFGGETLKLQSGIHEIKGLDDAIDLFSYMVRSRPLPCVVDFCKLLGVVVRMERPDVVISLHRKMEMRRIPCNIYSFTILIKCFCSCSKLPFALSTFGKLTKLGFHPTLVTFTTLLHGLCVEERVSEALRFFHRICKPNVVTFTTLMNGLCREGRVVEAVALLDRMVEDGLQPNQITYGTIVDGMCKMGDTVSALNLLRKMEEVSHIKPNVVIYSAVIDGLWKDGRRSDAQNVFSEMQEKGVFPNLFTYNCMIVGFCSSGRWSEAQRLLQEMFERKINPDVVTFSGLINALVKEGKFFEAEELYYEMLQRGIIPNTITYNSMIDGFSKQNRLDAAEHMFYLMATKGCSPDVITFSILIDGYCRAKRVDDGMEILHEMSRRGLVANTITYTTLIHGFCQVGNLNTALDLLQEMISSGVCPNVVTCNTLLDGLCNNGKLKDALEMFKAMQKSKMDLDASHPFNDVEPDVQTYNILICGLINEGKFSEAEELYEEMPHRGLVPNTITYNSVIDGLCKQSRLDEATQMFDSMGSKGFSPDVVTFTTLINGYCKVGRVDDGLEVFSEMGRRGIVANAITYRTLIHGFCQVGNINGALDIFQEMISSGVYPDTITIRNMLTGLCSKEELERAVAMLEDLQMSVGYQLEDE, encoded by the exons ATGTTGGCTAGGGTTTTTAGATTCGAGTCTTCGTCTTCTGTGCCTGCGGCTAGATTATTCTGTACGAGATCGATTCTTCATACTCTTGCCAAGAAAAGGAGCGGCAAAGCAGGAGGTTTTGGAGGAGAGACGTTGAAGCTGCAAAGTGGAATTCATGAAATCAAAGGCTTAGATGATGCGATTGATTTGTTCAGTTACATGGTACGATCTCGTCCCCTCCCTTGTGTGGTTGATTTCTGTAAATTGCTGGGAGTTGTGGTGAGGATGGAAAGGCCCGATGTTGTGATTTCTCTCCATAGGAAGATGGAAATGCGGCGGATTCCGTGTAATATTTACAGCTTCACCATTCTGATAAAGTGTTTCTGCAGCTGCTCTAAGCTGCCCTTTGCTCTGTCTACGTTTGGTAAGCTCACCAAGCTTGGGTTTCATCCCACTCTCGTTACCTTCACCACCCTGCTCCATGGTTTATGTGTGGAAGAGAGGGTTTCTGAAGCCTTGCGTTTTTTTCATCGAATTTGTAAACCAAATGTGGTAACGTTCACCACGCTGATGAACGGTCTTTGCCGCGAGGGTAGAGTTGTTGAAGCTGTAGCTCTTCTTGATCGGATGGTGGAAGATGGTCTCCAGCCTAACCAGATTACGTACGGAACAATTGTTGATGGAATGTGTAAGATGGGAGACACTGTGTCTGCGTTGAATCTGCTGAGGAAGATGGAGGAGGTGAGCCACATCAAACCCAATGTTGTAATCTATAGTGCCGTCATTGATGGTCTTTGGAAAGACGGACGTCGTAGCGATGCTCAAAATGTTTTCAGTGAAATGCAAGAGAAAGGAGTCTTTCCTAATTTATTTACCTACAACTGTATGATAGTTGGTTTCTGTAGCTCTGGTAGATGGAGTGAAGCCCAGCGGTTGTTGCAAGAAATGTTTGAAAGGAAGATCAACCCTGATGTTGTAACTTTTAGTGGATTGATCAATGCATTGGTCAAGGAGGGCAAGTTCTTTGAGGCTGAAGAATTATACTATGAGATGCTTCAAAGGGGTATAATCCCTAATACAATCACATATAATTCAATGATCGATGGCTTTTCCAAACAGAATCGTCTTGATGCTGCGGAACACATGTTTTATTTGATGGCTACCAAGGGCTGCTCTCCGGACGTAATCACTTTCAGTATCCTCATAGACGGATATTGTCGGGCTAAGAGGGTAGATGATGGAATGGAAATTCTCCATGAGATGTCTAGAAGAGGATTAGTTGCTAACACAATTACTTACACCACTCTTATTCACGGGTTCTGTCAGGTGGGCAATCTTAATACTGCTCTAGACCTTTTACAGGAGATGATTTCTAGTGGTGTGTGCCCTAATGTCGTTACTTGTAACACTTTGCTGGACGGTCTCTGCAATAATGGGAAACTAAAAGATGCATTGGAAATGTTTAAAGCTATGCAGAAGAGTAAGATGGATCTTGATGCTAGTCACCCCTTCAATGATGTGGAACCTGATGTTCAAACTTACAATATATTGATCTGCGGCTTGATCAATGAAGGGAAGTTTTCAGAGGCCGAGGAATTGTACGAGGAGATGCCCCACAGAGGTTTAGTCCCAAATACTATCACCTATAACTCAGTGATCGATGGATTATGCAAGCAGAGCCGCCTAGATGAGGCTACACAAATGTTTGATTCAATGGGTAGTAAAGGCTTCTCTCCCGACGTAGTGACCTTTACTACCCTCATTAATGGCTATTGTAAGGTAGGAAGGGTTGATGATGGGCTGGAGGTTTTCTCCGAGATGGGTCGAAGAGGAATAGTTGCTAATGCAATTACTTACAGAACCTTGATTCATGGGTTTTGTCAAGTGGGTAATATTAATGGAGCTCTAGACATTTTCCAGGAGATGATTTCAAGTGGTGTGTATCCTGATACCATTACTATTCGTAATATGCTGACTGGTTTATGTAGTAAAGAGGAACTAGAAAGGGCAGTGGCAATGCTTGAGGATCTGCAGATGAGTGTGG GATATCAGTTGGAGGATGAATGA
- the LOC103838256 gene encoding uncharacterized protein LOC103838256 gives MAASDGGCSLPVEVFIQNLTDEASELLGLKKFDEAVVCLRVARELSEYHLGDVAILSVSTLLLSCLVEKLYLETQNDGIKNMIEEGMIVFNQMKILAGKADYDSVVKVYSDLGDAALKKGEVDLALKIYSEALFFVETVADLLSSLVYTKHQAIMNFAIASCLEQAKKHGEALRCCEISVIKSGALLNMKETAQKSRIIFLTYLSY, from the exons ATGGCTGCTTCAGATGGAGGATGTTCATTGCCCGTGGAGGTTTTCATTCAAAACCTCACTGATGAAGCTTCTGAGTTGCTCGGACTCAAGAAGTTCGACGAAGCCGTCGTATGTCTCAGGGTAGCTCGGGAATTGAG TGAATACCACTTGGGAGATGTTGCGATTCTCAGTGTAAGCACGCTGCTGCTTTCTTGTTTGGTTGAGAAGTTATACCTTGAGACCCAAAACGATGGCATAAAGAACATGATTGAGGAGGGTATGATAGTATTCAACCAGATGAAGATCTTGGCAGGCAAGGCTGATTATGATTCAGTAGTTAAAGTGTACTCCGATCTTGGAGATGCTGCTCTTAAAAAag GTGAAGTCGATTTGGCTTTGAAAATTTACAGTGAAGCCCTCTTTTTTGTAGAGACTGTGGCAGATTTACTAAGTAGCCTAGTCTACACTAAGCATCAGGCTATAAT GAACTTTGCAATCGCATCTTGCCTAGAGCAAGCAAAGAAGCATGGGGAGGCACTCAGGTGTTGCGAGATTTCTGTAATAAAGTCTGGTGCTTTACTCAACATGAAGGAGACTGCACAGAAATCTCGTATTATTTTCTTAacatatctatcttattaa
- the LOC103838257 gene encoding myosin-2: MDSHRTHTNPSTLLVTSAAELLPSTTVTSLRELLPSVSALLSAQETLSLVSGCKWAVGTGEDTVYFFCLLTSVVLLLSKAVKVFTEELVPANPDILEGVAELIQLSYLN; the protein is encoded by the exons ATGGACTCGCACCGCACTCACACGAACCCATCTACTCTCCTGGTTACTTCAGCTGCCGAGCTCCTTCCCTCAACGACCGTAACTTCTCTGAGAGAGCTTTTACCGTCGGTATCGGCGTTACTGTCGGCACAGG AAACTTTGAGTTTGGTGTCGGGTTGCAAATGGGCAGTGGGAACTGGGGAAGATACAGTCTACTT TTTCTGTCTTTTGACTAGTGTGGTTTTGTTGCTATCAAAGGCTGTGAAAGTGTTTACTGAAGAGCTTGTTCCAGCAAACCCAGATATTTTGGAAGGTGTTGCAGAGCTTATACAGCTTAGCTATTTAAATTAA